One segment of Ipomoea triloba cultivar NCNSP0323 chromosome 12, ASM357664v1 DNA contains the following:
- the LOC115997989 gene encoding MLO-like protein 1, with protein sequence MAGGGEEGTTLEQTPTWVVALVCTVIVAISLALERILHYLGKFLLKKKQKPLFSALQKIKEELMLLGFISLLLAVFQDRILKICISKHKADIWLPCTKSDDDHAEGPPASTSHFQTALTVVSSFLPPAGATRRLLSESKNAEYCPAKGKVPLLSIEALHHLHTFIFVLAVSHVIFSAFTMIFGRLKIRQWKAWEDSIQKQESNPDEAPATPNVVHVREHDFVKARFLGFGKRTTLLSWFQSFFKQFFASVTRSDYTTLRLGFIMTHCRGNRKFNFYEYMIRALEADFKRVVGISWYLWVFVVAFLLLNVHGWHAYFWIAFIPLVLLVAVGTKLEHVITQLAEEVASKHVALEGGDLIVNPSDDHFWFHRPRLVLILIHIILFQNSFEIAFFFWIWVQYGFNSCIMGQVRYIIPRLVIGVFVQFLCSYSTLPLYAIVTQMGSSFKKAIFQEHIQESLAGWAKKARRRAAYGPSQVAGTRESSTHHMAVEMPEVGNGNGEESSMSKPGKAPEIKPANKD encoded by the exons ATGGCCGGAGGGGGAGAAGAAGGAACTACCTTGGAGCAGACGCCCACCTGGGTTGTTGCTCTCGTCTGCACCGTCATCGTTGCCATCTCTCTTGCTCTTGAAAGAATTCTTCATTATCTTGGcaag TTTTTGCTGAAGAAAAAACAGAAGCCTCTGTTTTCAGCCTTACAGAAAATTAAAGAAG AGTTGATGCTGTTGGGGTTTATTTCTCTGCTCCTGGCTGTGTTCCAGGACAGAATTCTCAAAATTTGCATCTCCAAGCACAAGGCGGATATCTGGCTTCCCTGCACAAAGAGCGATGACGATCACGCCGAGGGGCCGCCGGCGTCCACTTCGCACTTCCAGACGGCCCTCACTGTCGTCTCTTCATTTCTTCCTCCCGCCGGAGCAACGCGCCGCCTTCTCTCTGAATCCAAAAATGCAGAGTACTGTCCAGCCAAg GGGAAAGTACCTTTGCTATCTATTGAAGCACTGCATCATCTTCATACATTTATATTTGTGTTGGCTGTTTCCCACGTCATTTTCTCTGCTTTCACAATGATATTTGGGCGTTTGAAG ATACGGCAGTGGAAAGCTTGGGAAGACTCTATTCAGAAACAAGAGTCTAATCCAGACGAAG CTCCTGCAACACCCAATGTTGTGCATGTCCGCGAGCATGATTTTGTCAAGGCTCGATTTCTAGGGTTTGGCAAACGCACCACATTGTTGAGCTGGTTT CAATCCTTTTTCAAACAATTTTTTGCATCTGTGACAAGATCGGATTATACAACACTAAGGCTTGGCTTCATTATG ACTCATTGTAGGGGGAACCGGAAGTTCAATTTTTATGAGTACATGATACGTGCCCTTGAAGCTGATTTCAAGAGAGTTGTAGGAATAAg TTGGTACCTTTGGGTGTTCGTCGTTGCTTTCCTGCTTCTGAATGTTCATG GCTGGCATGCGTATTTCTGGATAGCATTCATTCCTTTAGTT cttTTGGTGGCTGTGGGGACTAAACTAGAGCACGTGATAACTCAACTGGCAGAAGAGGTTGCTTCAAAGCACGTGGCCCTTGAAGGGGGAGACCTCATCGTTAACCCTTCAGATGATCACTTCTGGTTTCATAGACCACGCCTAGTACTCATTCTCATTCATATAATCCTATTCCAAAATTCCTTTGAGATTGCATTTTTCTTCTGGATTTGG gtTCAATACGGTTTTAACTCGTGCATCATGGGGCAAGTCCGCTACATCATCCCCAGACTAGTCATAGG GGTGTTTGTACAGTTTCTCTGCAGTTACAGCACTCTGCCTCTTTATGCAATTGTTACTCAG ATGGGAAGTTCATTCAAGAAAGCTATATTCCAAGAGCATATACAAGAGAGCCTTGCTGGGTGGGCTAAGAAGGCAAGAAGAAGAGCTGCATATGGCCCTAGCCAAGTTGCAGGCACCAGAGAATCATCAACTCATCATATGGCAGTTGAGATGCCAGAAGTTGGGAATGGGAATGGTGAGGAATCTTCCATGTCAAAACCTGGCAAAGCTCCTGAAATCAAGCCTGCAAACAAAGATTAG